A section of the Nitrospirota bacterium genome encodes:
- a CDS encoding PAS domain-containing protein, whose amino-acid sequence MTDKGGIKEELIAKLEECGLMEAVGVAVSIQGTDFKIMYQNQALKELNGEHAGEFCYKAYAQNESVCEGCALAECFRDGKIHKVEQETAAGGRALIVEVTASPIKNSAGEIVAGVEIIRDITEFKKTEEELRRAKDEIGKIVEERTAELESVAQFFHNEVIERKKIEQELRTSESKLQKQKSELENKNIALREIIKQIDIEKNKLRYDIEVNIKNTLLPILSRIQICDGSGRYYDLLKFHLGKLVSSFGREIAKEDFNLTAREIEICNMIKGGMRSKEICKLLNISFETVEKHRKNIRKKVGLSNRKTSLFSFLQKF is encoded by the coding sequence GTGACCGATAAGGGTGGGATAAAAGAAGAGCTTATAGCTAAGCTGGAGGAATGTGGATTGATGGAAGCCGTCGGTGTTGCTGTCAGCATTCAGGGCACGGATTTTAAGATTATGTATCAGAATCAGGCGCTGAAAGAACTTAACGGTGAGCATGCCGGCGAGTTTTGTTATAAAGCATATGCGCAGAATGAGAGTGTTTGTGAAGGCTGCGCTCTGGCAGAATGTTTCAGGGACGGCAAAATCCACAAGGTGGAGCAGGAGACGGCGGCCGGCGGCCGGGCACTGATTGTTGAAGTCACAGCATCACCGATAAAAAATTCAGCGGGAGAAATCGTGGCCGGCGTCGAGATCATTAGAGACATTACAGAATTTAAAAAGACGGAAGAGGAACTTAGGAGAGCAAAGGACGAGATCGGGAAGATAGTCGAGGAGCGCACCGCTGAATTGGAATCTGTCGCTCAATTTTTCCATAACGAAGTGATCGAGCGCAAAAAGATCGAGCAGGAACTGCGTACATCAGAGTCGAAGCTGCAAAAACAAAAGAGCGAGTTAGAGAATAAGAACATTGCTCTCAGGGAAATTATAAAGCAGATTGACATAGAGAAGAATAAGCTGAGATATGATATAGAGGTCAATATAAAGAATACCTTGTTGCCCATTCTATCCAGGATTCAGATATGTGACGGGTCAGGCAGATATTATGACCTTTTGAAATTTCATCTCGGAAAACTGGTTTCTTCATTCGGTCGTGAGATAGCAAAAGAGGACTTCAATCTGACCGCGAGAGAGATAGAGATATGCAATATGATAAAGGGAGGCATGAGGAGCAAGGAAATATGTAAACTCCTGAATATCTCTTTTGAGACTGTGGAGAAACACCGTAAAAACATAAGGAAAAAGGTTGGGCTTTCAAACAGGAAGACGAGCCTTTTTTCTTTCCTGCAAAAATTTTAA
- a CDS encoding FMN-binding protein — MKNIRINLLFITAASFIIGFSLFRETRVDEGRYLSDVAPEALFSAKAGTPLHYRSDRDIAAFNSYDVVPAIKGYAGPIKVLLAINDKGEIAGIKLLEHKETPNYVHYLMSPDYLNRFVGKNVNDPFEPDNDIDAVSRATISVEALADTIKTSSRMIASQVYGIDVKGVERRSEAGTGWLIYLALFFAAFVLYLFTRRSRRLLSVRDISLLLGIAVIGIYLVTPFSMLHIFNMVLLRISSSYLWYAVVISTFLSILIAGRFYCGWLCPFGALSEYIGKIPLSKWEISCETDDRWRNLKYIILALCIAVVLISRRPEYGNFETYVTLFSIHGDYFTWTLVAFMLIINVRVRRFWCRYLCPVAALSGLFSIRDDRYVSNKDCPMANKPKPLISECIRCNRCYKL, encoded by the coding sequence ATGAAGAATATCCGGATAAACTTACTCTTTATAACAGCGGCATCGTTTATCATCGGCTTCAGCTTATTCAGGGAGACGAGGGTTGATGAGGGGAGATACCTTTCTGATGTCGCGCCTGAGGCTCTCTTTTCAGCAAAGGCCGGCACCCCGCTTCATTATAGATCTGACAGGGACATCGCTGCTTTCAACTCATATGACGTCGTTCCCGCGATCAAGGGATACGCAGGCCCGATAAAGGTTCTGCTTGCCATAAATGACAAAGGAGAGATTGCGGGTATCAAGCTTCTTGAGCATAAGGAGACCCCAAATTATGTCCATTATCTGATGAGCCCTGATTATCTCAATCGTTTTGTCGGCAAGAATGTAAATGACCCTTTTGAGCCTGATAATGATATTGACGCGGTAAGCAGGGCAACGATCAGTGTTGAGGCGCTTGCGGATACAATTAAGACATCTTCCCGTATGATAGCTTCTCAGGTTTACGGCATTGATGTTAAGGGAGTTGAGCGCAGGAGCGAGGCAGGAACAGGCTGGCTGATCTATCTCGCTCTCTTTTTTGCAGCGTTTGTTCTCTATCTATTCACAAGGAGGTCAAGACGGCTTCTAAGTGTAAGAGATATCTCGCTTCTGCTTGGGATAGCTGTAATCGGTATTTACCTTGTAACTCCGTTTTCAATGCTTCATATCTTTAACATGGTCCTTTTAAGGATATCTTCTTCATATCTATGGTATGCGGTTGTCATAAGTACGTTCCTGTCAATCTTAATTGCCGGAAGGTTTTACTGCGGGTGGCTTTGCCCTTTTGGCGCTCTCAGCGAATATATAGGAAAGATACCTTTAAGCAAATGGGAGATATCATGTGAGACTGATGACAGATGGCGCAATCTCAAGTACATAATTCTGGCTCTTTGCATCGCGGTTGTCCTGATAAGCAGAAGGCCTGAATACGGCAACTTTGAGACATACGTCACTCTATTCTCTATTCATGGTGACTATTTCACATGGACACTTGTAGCATTCATGCTCATTATAAATGTAAGGGTAAGAAGGTTCTGGTGCAGGTATCTGTGCCCTGTAGCAGCGCTGAGCGGTTTATTTTCAATACGTGACGATAGATATGTCAGCAATAAAGACTGTCCGATGGCTAATAAACCGAAGCCTTTGATCTCAGAATGCATCAGATGCAACAGATGTTATAAATTGTAA
- a CDS encoding YggU family protein — translation MKKSKQGAEHELILKIKVEPRSSRSSIIGIYGDALKVKLTSAPVDGKANKELIELLAKELGVKKKDVEIMSGETSKNKVVKLIGIQSIEEILNK, via the coding sequence ATGAAAAAATCAAAGCAGGGCGCAGAGCATGAGCTTATCCTCAAGATAAAGGTAGAACCCCGCTCTTCCCGTTCCTCTATCATAGGCATATATGGTGATGCATTAAAGGTTAAACTTACCTCAGCACCGGTTGACGGCAAGGCAAATAAGGAGCTCATAGAGCTTCTTGCCAAAGAACTCGGCGTCAAAAAAAAGGATGTTGAGATAATGTCGGGCGAGACATCAAAGAACAAGGTTGTGAAGCTGATCGGGATCCAGAGTATAGAGGAAATATTAAATAAATAA
- the truB gene encoding tRNA pseudouridine(55) synthase TruB codes for MNLVLSINKPKDITSQDAVTRVKKILKLRKAGHCGTLDPMATGLLLICINKATRLATYLSGSDKEYVAVMKLGESTDTQDAYGEVISKADRVDVSEADIKAVLSLFTGQISQLPPMFSALKHKGKPLYEYARKGIDIARTSREVNIKSIELLDFHMPFVKLKVACSKGTYIRTLCHDIGQKLGVGAHMTELQRTAIGEFNLKDALKIDELKDLDLASSDNKAVHTLNSALKHMPEFKITEDMVLSVSHGNAINIRQGSELSDDIKTAQGIRILSPNNELLAIGRYDDGRNIIKMDVVFAE; via the coding sequence ATGAACCTCGTTCTTAGCATTAACAAGCCAAAAGACATTACATCCCAGGACGCCGTTACCAGAGTAAAAAAGATACTGAAGCTCAGGAAGGCGGGCCATTGCGGCACTCTTGACCCCATGGCAACCGGCCTGCTTCTCATCTGCATTAACAAGGCAACGAGGCTTGCAACATATCTCTCCGGCTCTGACAAAGAGTATGTTGCTGTCATGAAACTCGGGGAATCAACCGATACGCAGGACGCATACGGAGAGGTGATTTCCAAAGCCGACAGGGTCGATGTAAGTGAGGCGGATATTAAAGCTGTGCTGTCTTTATTCACAGGTCAAATATCACAGCTCCCGCCGATGTTCTCCGCGTTAAAACATAAAGGCAAGCCTCTCTATGAATATGCCAGAAAAGGGATTGATATTGCGCGAACGTCAAGAGAGGTCAATATAAAGAGCATCGAACTTCTGGACTTTCATATGCCGTTTGTTAAGTTAAAGGTTGCCTGTTCAAAGGGCACATATATCAGGACCCTTTGTCATGATATCGGACAGAAGCTCGGAGTTGGCGCCCACATGACAGAACTTCAGCGCACCGCCATAGGGGAGTTCAATCTGAAAGATGCCCTAAAGATAGATGAACTTAAGGATCTGGACCTTGCCAGTTCAGACAACAAAGCGGTCCATACTTTAAACAGCGCATTGAAACATATGCCGGAATTTAAGATAACAGAGGATATGGTGCTTTCTGTAAGCCATGGGAATGCGATCAATATCAGGCAGGGGTCAGAGCTTTCCGATGATATTAAAACAGCTCAGGGGATCAGGATACTATCACCCAATAATGAACTGTTAGCAATAGGCAGATATGACGATGGGAGAAACATTATAAAGATGGATGTGGTGTTTGCTGAATGA
- a CDS encoding bifunctional oligoribonuclease/PAP phosphatase NrnA, whose amino-acid sequence MKIAPELISLIKKSNDFLIASHLNPDGDALGASIALAIALKRMGKAVQVINRDTVPADLKFLPSSGLLTQQVTDKEFDVLFIVDCNTIERTGLKDLKAKSVIIIDHHILPDNVQEIWDSETMLHSMVETKAAATGELIFMILTELGVAIDKDIATNLYTTLLFDTGGFRYSNTTPEALHIASRLVAAGAEPWWISRELYESVPYNAMQLLASAYATIEKEGGIAWITVTQEMLKETGTTSEDTENFVDQPRKIKGVEVAVFFREDTKDLIKVSLRSKGRVDVQKIVARFGGGGHAPAAGCSIKAPLHEVKGTILNAVREALKNEPRS is encoded by the coding sequence ATGAAGATAGCGCCGGAATTAATAAGCCTGATAAAGAAGAGTAATGATTTCCTTATAGCAAGCCATCTGAATCCTGATGGCGACGCTTTAGGCGCAAGCATCGCGCTTGCGATAGCTTTAAAGAGGATGGGGAAAGCTGTGCAGGTCATTAACAGGGACACTGTACCGGCTGACCTCAAATTCCTTCCTTCTTCAGGCCTGCTCACCCAACAAGTTACTGACAAAGAGTTTGATGTTCTCTTCATAGTGGATTGCAATACTATTGAGAGGACAGGCCTCAAAGATCTCAAGGCAAAATCAGTCATCATTATCGATCATCATATACTGCCTGATAATGTCCAGGAGATATGGGATAGTGAAACTATGCTTCATAGCATGGTTGAAACTAAGGCTGCTGCAACAGGCGAGCTTATATTCATGATATTGACTGAACTTGGCGTAGCGATAGATAAAGATATAGCCACAAATCTTTACACGACCCTTCTTTTTGATACCGGAGGCTTCAGGTATTCCAACACGACTCCAGAGGCATTACATATAGCTTCCAGGCTTGTTGCCGCAGGTGCTGAACCATGGTGGATAAGCAGGGAACTCTATGAGAGTGTCCCGTATAACGCCATGCAGCTTCTTGCGTCAGCTTACGCAACAATCGAGAAAGAGGGAGGCATAGCCTGGATCACGGTCACTCAGGAGATGCTGAAAGAGACAGGAACAACGTCAGAGGACACTGAAAACTTTGTTGATCAGCCTCGCAAGATAAAGGGTGTTGAGGTTGCCGTCTTCTTCAGAGAAGACACAAAAGATTTGATCAAAGTAAGTCTCAGGTCAAAAGGCCGTGTTGATGTCCAGAAGATAGTTGCACGTTTTGGAGGAGGAGGCCATGCCCCTGCTGCCGGATGCAGTATAAAAGCCCCGCTACATGAAGTGAAGGGTACAATCCTGAATGCTGTCAGGGAAGCCTTAAAAAATGAACCTCGTTCTTAG
- the rbfA gene encoding 30S ribosome-binding factor RbfA — translation MHPFKRSARVSDLIKEETANIITHKLDNPKLGFLTVTGAKVTDDLRHATIFISVLDDSKRGTVLEILAHSTPFIRSELARNIRMRILPKIHFKIDSGVEYGKKIDKILSEIKTEEILTENNEDSAGINKPDKEE, via the coding sequence ATGCATCCATTTAAACGTTCAGCAAGGGTAAGCGACCTGATAAAGGAAGAGACTGCCAACATTATTACACATAAACTCGATAACCCTAAACTCGGTTTCTTAACAGTGACAGGCGCAAAGGTCACTGATGACCTCAGGCACGCGACAATATTCATAAGCGTCCTTGATGACTCAAAACGCGGTACCGTTCTTGAGATACTCGCTCACTCCACACCTTTTATAAGAAGCGAGCTTGCGAGGAATATCAGGATGAGGATACTTCCTAAAATACACTTCAAGATAGACTCCGGAGTTGAATACGGCAAAAAGATAGACAAGATACTGAGCGAGATAAAGACCGAAGAGATATTAACAGAGAATAATGAAGATAGCGCCGGAATTAATAAGCCTGATAAAGAAGAGTAA
- the infB gene encoding translation initiation factor IF-2: protein MAKKRVHELSKEVGVSNKEILAKLNELGIEAKSHASSIDEDIAFKIIQFFNKKGGEKTEEQTVSKVQKKTTAAKQKPSKPDDKVNKENKSVAPAKIKKAEEKPKDKEGAKREETAKPSFVKKAEETEGISNKSVSAEETAKIEKARDNKSKFKNKPGMMKAFDSIRRVEAGNKGFAFQAHHKKAEKKPQLKSVDTIAPPLSTQPRKRILKFREGTTVKEFAELIGQKLPDVIKKFMELGYMATINQPLDADAAQIVAETYDIKIEPTKVESEEELLQLADVDEAALMHRPPIVTIMGHVDHGKTTLLDTIRKTKVTESESGGITQHIGAYKIKVKEKEIVFLDTPGHEAFTMMRARGAKVTDIVVLVVAADDGVMPQTIEAINHAKAANVPIIVAVNKIDKPEADVSRVRNELSQYNVVSEAWGGENIFVEVSAKKGTGIESLLEMILLQAEVLELKADYNRAARGTVIEAKLDKGRGPIATVLIESGTLKTGDSYLVGTIAGRVRALLDDNGKKIDTAGPSTPVEVIGLPDIPQTGDVFVVLEDERRARQIAVTRLQKQRTVAAPMKKVTLDEFFEKVKEGEIRDLNIIIKADVQGSVEAVKDSLENLSTSDVQVKVIHTGAGGINESDIMLASASNAIIVGFNVRPDAKAAALAEREGVDIELYNVIYEAINDVRKALEGLLAPTFNEKVLGRAEVRGVFKASKVGSIAGCYVIDGMMSRASSGVRVIRDSVVVYESKIASLKRFKEDVREVQTGFECGILVDNFNDIKVGDILENYLIEKVATKLSD, encoded by the coding sequence ATGGCAAAAAAAAGGGTTCATGAACTTTCAAAAGAGGTAGGTGTCAGCAATAAGGAGATACTTGCCAAACTTAATGAGCTTGGAATTGAGGCCAAATCCCATGCTTCAAGCATAGACGAAGATATAGCCTTTAAGATAATCCAGTTCTTTAATAAAAAAGGCGGGGAAAAGACTGAAGAGCAAACTGTATCAAAGGTTCAAAAAAAGACTACGGCTGCAAAGCAGAAGCCTTCCAAGCCGGATGATAAGGTAAACAAAGAAAATAAGTCAGTTGCACCTGCAAAAATAAAGAAAGCAGAAGAGAAGCCTAAAGATAAAGAGGGAGCAAAGAGAGAAGAAACTGCAAAACCTTCTTTTGTGAAAAAGGCTGAGGAAACGGAAGGGATTTCTAACAAATCTGTTTCTGCTGAAGAAACAGCTAAAATTGAAAAAGCCCGCGATAACAAGTCCAAGTTCAAGAATAAGCCCGGTATGATGAAGGCATTTGACTCTATCCGAAGAGTTGAAGCCGGCAATAAAGGGTTTGCCTTTCAGGCCCATCACAAGAAGGCTGAAAAGAAGCCCCAGTTAAAGAGTGTTGATACGATCGCTCCCCCATTGTCTACACAACCGCGCAAGCGTATTCTCAAGTTCAGGGAAGGCACCACTGTAAAAGAGTTTGCAGAGTTGATAGGCCAGAAGCTTCCGGATGTCATCAAGAAGTTTATGGAGCTTGGATACATGGCCACTATAAACCAGCCTCTTGATGCTGATGCCGCTCAAATAGTTGCAGAGACATATGATATCAAGATAGAGCCCACCAAGGTTGAAAGCGAGGAAGAACTGCTTCAGCTTGCGGATGTAGATGAGGCAGCGTTGATGCATCGTCCCCCGATAGTTACAATCATGGGGCATGTTGACCATGGCAAAACCACATTGCTTGACACCATAAGAAAGACAAAGGTCACAGAGTCGGAATCAGGAGGCATAACACAGCATATAGGCGCTTACAAGATAAAAGTTAAGGAAAAGGAGATCGTATTTCTCGATACTCCGGGGCATGAGGCATTCACAATGATGAGGGCAAGGGGCGCTAAAGTCACTGATATAGTCGTCCTTGTAGTGGCTGCTGATGATGGCGTTATGCCTCAGACGATCGAGGCCATTAATCATGCCAAGGCAGCTAATGTCCCTATTATAGTTGCAGTCAATAAGATAGACAAACCTGAAGCAGATGTCTCAAGGGTCAGGAATGAACTGTCTCAATACAATGTGGTTTCCGAAGCATGGGGCGGAGAAAATATCTTTGTGGAAGTATCGGCAAAGAAAGGGACAGGCATAGAAAGCCTCCTTGAGATGATCCTTCTTCAGGCTGAGGTGCTTGAGCTGAAAGCTGATTATAACAGAGCGGCACGAGGCACGGTCATTGAGGCAAAGCTTGATAAGGGAAGAGGGCCTATTGCCACTGTTTTAATTGAATCCGGAACCCTGAAGACAGGAGATTCATACCTTGTAGGCACGATAGCCGGAAGGGTCAGGGCTCTCCTGGATGACAACGGCAAGAAGATCGATACTGCAGGGCCTTCAACTCCGGTTGAAGTTATCGGCCTTCCGGACATTCCACAGACGGGTGATGTATTTGTTGTTCTTGAGGATGAGAGGAGGGCAAGGCAGATAGCTGTTACCAGGCTTCAGAAGCAGAGAACGGTTGCGGCTCCTATGAAGAAGGTGACCCTTGATGAGTTCTTTGAAAAGGTTAAGGAAGGAGAGATAAGAGACCTTAACATAATTATCAAGGCTGACGTACAGGGTTCTGTAGAAGCGGTCAAGGATTCTCTTGAAAACCTGAGCACTTCAGATGTCCAGGTCAAGGTCATCCATACCGGGGCCGGAGGCATAAATGAGTCTGATATCATGCTTGCTTCAGCATCTAACGCCATAATTGTCGGCTTTAATGTCCGTCCTGATGCCAAGGCTGCCGCACTTGCAGAAAGGGAAGGCGTAGATATTGAACTTTATAATGTTATCTATGAAGCTATCAATGACGTAAGAAAGGCGCTTGAAGGCCTTCTTGCTCCTACGTTTAATGAAAAAGTATTAGGCCGCGCCGAGGTCAGAGGTGTTTTTAAAGCTTCAAAGGTAGGATCTATTGCCGGCTGTTATGTGATTGACGGGATGATGAGCAGGGCAAGTTCCGGCGTAAGGGTTATAAGGGATAGTGTCGTTGTTTATGAAAGTAAGATAGCCTCCTTAAAGAGATTTAAAGAAGATGTCAGGGAGGTTCAGACAGGGTTTGAATGCGGTATTCTGGTGGATAACTTTAACGATATTAAGGTCGGCGATATTCTTGAAAATTATCTGATAGAGAAGGTCGCCACAAAACTTTCTGATTAA
- a CDS encoding 50S ribosomal protein L28 produces MAVCSVCEKQRVVGNNVSHANNKTKRVFRPNLQKMRVQTEHGTKKLHVCSRCLRSGKIKKAV; encoded by the coding sequence ATGGCAGTATGCTCAGTTTGTGAAAAGCAGAGAGTAGTAGGCAACAATGTCAGTCACGCCAATAACAAGACAAAACGTGTCTTCAGGCCTAATCTGCAGAAGATGCGGGTACAGACCGAACACGGGACAAAAAAGCTTCATGTATGCTCAAGATGCCTGCGTTCAGGAAAGATCAAAAAGGCAGTATAA
- a CDS encoding DUF721 domain-containing protein, with amino-acid sequence MHSLNGLLKKYFKESGIESGLLVNKLQKHWPKIVGKTIAAHTSPEAIKDKQLTIAVDTPQWMHHLGFFKEEISEKLKTYDMTEIRFKLGRLSKVDDRSQALNKPDLSKDDLAYIEDILKGCNDPELKEKLKNLITHGLTEGRRKT; translated from the coding sequence ATGCACTCTCTTAATGGCCTCCTGAAAAAATACTTTAAAGAGTCAGGCATTGAGAGCGGGCTTCTGGTCAACAAGCTGCAGAAACATTGGCCAAAGATCGTTGGCAAAACCATTGCAGCACACACGTCACCTGAAGCGATCAAAGACAAACAGCTTACCATAGCTGTTGACACTCCACAGTGGATGCATCATCTCGGCTTCTTTAAGGAAGAGATATCTGAAAAGCTTAAGACGTATGACATGACAGAGATCAGATTCAAACTGGGCAGGCTCTCAAAAGTTGACGACAGAAGCCAGGCACTAAATAAACCTGACCTCTCCAAAGATGACCTTGCTTACATTGAAGACATATTGAAAGGTTGTAATGATCCTGAATTAAAAGAGAAGCTGAAAAACCTTATCACCCACGGGCTGACAGAAGGAAGAAGGAAGACTTAG